GACATGATTGGTGTTTGCCAAGCTAGAAACGGGGGATAAGTGGCGAGCAAATAGCAAActcgcaacaacaaaaaaaaatctactgcAACACAATTTCTCCAGCACGGACACTTTAGACTAAAATGTACAATAACATGTAAATTCTCCCCCATTACTGGTTTGGTGAATTAACACCTTAGTAtaatgttatgtatttttgtaggaAGTTAATATACTACTAATTTCATACGTCATGTATGTGAACAGAAACACTACTTTTTATGCTTTTCAGGTCAACATTACAACGAAATTCAGGAGTAGGGGATACGTAGACAGACCTAACTGAACTCACATCATACTTtatagcaagcatgtcaaacttgcgacccacctgccctggggccactttgcGTTGTGGTTGCAACCAGCCATAAGACAGGAAAGAGGGGCTTAGGGGACCTTCccgtgtagtgtgttaaattggggaggtggaaagtattaatttgggggagggagggggccaatgtattaaattggtggagagaggggagtgtattaatttggggggagggagggggccaatgtattaaattggtggagagaggggagtgtattaatttggggggagggaggaggccaatgtattaaattggggagtgtattaatttggggggagggaggcagtgtattaaattggggagggactGGGCATTGTATTAATTTTAGGGAAGGGGCACTGTATCAATATGGGGGAGGTAGGGGGtcaatgtattaaattggggagaggggacagtattAAATTGGGTGAGGGAgcgaggcagtgtattaaattgagggagtgagtggggcagtgtattagacaGTTGGGAGCAGGagacagtgtattagagtggtgggagaagggagcagtgtattagaatgggcgGAGGGAGCAGTGTATTGGATTGGGTTTGCATGGAGGCGttgaacgctccccatggagatgctgattggccgtgcagctttttgccacacacgcACAATAGCCTGCCAATGCTttaatatgggaaagcattggattggcggagatcatcagccaaagtgaagaacacactcataggacttcaataTCAacaaggttttgttttgttttttacagctgtgcaacagcatacattcaccatttcagtcccattgccaaacttttcttaatatgtcaagttagttggactgaaacattggttatatacatatgtacatctccttaaaataaatttgctcttttgtttattgtGAAGCCCTACGggcgtaaggacgtccagtgtcaggcaaCATTTTTATATCGTACTTTTCtgaagtttgtgtttttttgcggcccacatgaacttaaaccttgtttatttggcacgTGTTGGCCTTTGAggttgacatgcttgctttatagTGCTGTAAAAAGTCTTTAAAAACTTGCGTTCATTTTTAAATGCCGTTCACCTGCCTCGCTATTTTACATCTGATAAACTTGCACTGCCACCTTCTGGCCTAAAGTGGTAATAACCTGGTATAACTATTAACTGTAACAAAAAGATCAAGTTatatagcagggataggcaaccttcggcactccagatgttgtagactacatccaccataatgctcttacacccataatgctagcaGAGCATCattggaggtgtagtccaaaacatctggagtgccgaaggttgcctatgcctgttataTAGCAAGATTTAGATTAGCACatcaaagggttactccaaacagcATGACAATGTCAGTGTCTTGAAGTAGTCATGGTTTTAAGAGTACCtatgtgcagtgtgcatgtgccAGCACGGGTTAGTAAAACCAAAAGAAGTGTTTtacgttggagtaaccctttaattgagGAAGCAAAGAAGAGGCTTTGGTTGGATTTGTATCATTTGCCCACTATAAAGGCACGGCTGGGCCCTCAATACCAATTTACTCACATTCTGCAAGTTATGCATCACTATCCAGCAAAGTCCCACCACGTTTCACAGAGAGAACCACAACACTGACTTGATTTTGCCACATACCAATTTGCTATATTATTCAACCCAGACTAATTTTCTCTTTGTTCCTTTCCTGTCATTCTTTAACGTGGGCCAGTGTCACACAACCTCCTCTGACTGGTGAATGTTGAACGATCTTCCAGCAGCATTTAGCTGACCTTGTAAAATTCTTTGATTCTGAGGTCAATCAAGAGCGTTTGGTCTTCACCAGTGACCTTCAAATAGTGACAGAATTTGCAACAGCGGCTACGGACATCTGGTAATTAGATACTTAAAGCAGAGGGCCTCTATAaaccttttagttttttttatatagcagTTACTGAAGAATCCATATCTACCACAGCAAGGAATGGGAATGTATGAGAGAACAAGCACTAAGTCTATCAAAGTGCACACAAAGTAATGGCTGGTACTTTATGTAAATCGGAAATAAATGCTGGCTAAGAACATTAGAAATACCATATCGCACAAGCAAATAAACGACATATCAAAAGAAGTAAAGGACAAAAGAGGAGAGCTGAAACCAGCAATGTCAATGAAACACAGAGATAATCTTCAGTAAGATACCCAATAGCGCCTGCACTCCAGGTCAACCTTTACCATGGCAGCACCACAACTTGTCTCTAGTACGGAGAGAGGGGAGGTGTGCGCATGCACAGTCTGCAGCCAAGCCGATTGCTGCAGTCATGTTCACTAAACAACAAACATGAGAATCCGCAGTATAGCTGTGATGCACATTTGACACAGTTCCACTCATCCTAAGAGTGAGACTGgcaaaacttaaaggaccactatagtgccagaaaacaaacttgttttcctagcactatagtgtctttagatccccccaccctcagggtcccactcccgctgggctgaaggtgttaaacacttacctttctccagctccaGGCAActctccctctgccgacgtcagatccgaatgcgcagcattgaaacagtccataggaaagcatttctcaatgctttcctatggacgtccagcgtcttctcactgtgatttttcagtgagaagcgcagaaacACCTCTAGCGgccgtcagtgagacagccaccagaggctggattaaccctaaggtaaacatagcagtttttcggaaactgctatgtttacagctgcagggttaaccctagatggacctggcacccagaccacttcattgagctgaagtggtctgggtgcctatagtggtcctttaaagttaaaATGGTGGATCCGGAAAATGTCTGAGTTGTTCCTTACGGTGCAGGGAGAATTCATTACTATTATGCAATTCAAACACTACATTCCTCCCTCCCTGCACAGTGAGTCAATCAGCTCAAACATGGAAATAGCCATCACATGCTGTAAGAGATATATTTACACAGTCAGATTTCCTATCAGCAGTAATTAGCTACACGTCCTGTATTAGGGgaggatcaaaaaaaaaaaaaaaatgatctgctGGGAATATTTATTTTCTTGAGTCCGAGTAATTTTGAATGGAAACGGTTACCCCTTACTGCCGCGATCTCCTTACTTAGGTGTGTGTTCCAattctgtaacacccacctccaaTATGCCCGCGCTCCTGCTTAGCTCCTttttccccaagcagggcaaacctcTTCCAAGACgcagacacgctggctgtgttgCCAGCACGCCGGTATAAACAGAGTAACGTTATACTCCTTAGCCAGCGCTAGCAGCGTCAGCTAGGTAGTAACCATAGCAACTACAGCACATGCTCTGTGGTTGCTTTGGGCGAAGAGCTCTCCCTTTTTCTTGGGTTCCCCCGACATTGAGAGACAGATGGgagaaaaccaaaacaaacaaaaatactaaCAAAACTGGTTTTGAATgggtttttctcccaatctatacatttgctagcaaaaggTATAATAGAATTTCAAGCAGACATGAGAGTTTACTTTAAAGTGCAATTAATTTTCAGAATGTACCTGTGTATTGGACCAGCATCCTTCCAGTAGAGATCTCCCAAAGCTTGGCCACAGAGTCTTTGCCGCTGGACAGAATGTACTTGGAATTCTTGGAGAAAATGGCTGAGCACACCTCGGCTCCATCATGAGCTTTCTCGTAGGTGGTGATACATCGGTTTGAAACACCATCCCATAGTTTGATGCTGCCATCCTTGCTGCAGGTAACGTATGTGTTGGCACTGCTGTTATAATTAACGGAACAAATAGCGTCGGTGTGCTGGTCCTGCGGGTTACAGGACACAAAGCACTGGAAGGTGTTGATGTCATAGAGTCGGAGAGTTGGATGTTGTGTCCCGACAATAATGAAATCGCCAGACGGGTGGAATGAAATTGAACGTAACATTTCTGCTTCCTGGAGAATGGGACAAAATCataatcattttaattataaAGAAATGATGGCGGTTACAACATTAACTACCTATCTACttgcataggaaaaaaaaaactagaagcaACTGGAGAAAGCAACAACCAACACGAGTTTATAAATGGAATCTGATTAGTTTCAGAATTTGTGTTGCTATTAACGAAGTAAAAACAGAACGGAGAcaataaaaatagattaaaaagatCACAACGGGAGAAAACCATTTGCATTTGTCATCGCTTTTGTTCTAatgtacaaacacagaaatactaCGATAACATTTGGCAATAACGCCGCTATGTATAGAGCATTACAGAAAACATATTTCATGATTTCACCGATGGACATTTGCAATTACTGTTAGTATAATTCAGCTTTCACACCAACAGGAGCCCTTACtggacaaacaaaaataaaaagcaattgTGAAACTCGGAATGAAGGTTCTATAGCCAGTTAGTATTTGCTTCATTTACAAAAGCAGTATATCAGCTAGCTGCCGAGACAAATATACAAGAAAAGTAAACCTCCCAAAAATCATTCTAAACAGAGTGTGTGCTATTCTAATTATATGTGGAAAAGGTTTATGTTACTCCTTCTCTTTAATAAAGCAGGTGATTAATTCATATTTCAGCAATGTCTACAATAGGCAAGCCAAGATGAAATGAGTTACTGGAAATCAATAGACAAAATGAGCAAATAAACCGGACTAGTAGCCACTTTGAGTAGAGAACAAGCTCTTGAGCTTCCCAAATACCCCTCAATCGGCTACATCTCTCCTCAGATCTCGTTCTGAGATAGACTCGTTTTCACATGCTGTGAAGGTCTTGTACAACGAAGTGCAAAGTCAATCCCTAGTTGCACATATTAGAATTAGTGCAGGGAGACTGGCCTCTTGCGTCAAAATAAACCAGTCAACCACACATGTCTGCATGTCCAGGCTCTGGTTTGAAAGGGCAATTCAAGAGGTGCTAACTGAGGTGCCAAGATCAGATTTTTCTGCAGGTTACACTGTCAATCTTCCCGAATCTCTTCAGATTGCTTTGTACAGCTGACATAGTCAGGATAGGGTCTTGTCTAGATCGGTGCGGAGGGTATGCATTGAGCATTGGCGGACCTCTACTACCATGTACACAAAACGGGCAGGAAAACCAGACATTATAAAAAGCTTGCGCAGCCTATGCCATTTCTTTCCTTCatgaaaaaacttgaaaaaaaaataataaaaaagaagggcagttgctattagcttaaaattattattataggcatttatatagcgctaacatattCTGCTATAAAGTTAGAAACAGAACAAAGACAAAGCCAAGGGTACTGtcggctgtgtgtgtaggggagttaGTCCACTGTGTATGAGGAGGTCATAGATAGAAATAGAGAGACTATTGAATTGTTCAGAGGTAAGGGAAGGAATATCAGAGGGGACAGAGGCAAGGGAGCCAAGCAGAAAAATTATCAAGAAAGAGCAGAGAAGAAGGGGGACAGTAGATAATGACAATATTGGCTGAGAGAGGACTGAAGAGACGGATGAAGTGGACTTCAACAGGAGAGAGAAGGACGAGGGAGCAAAGGTTGGAATGAGCAATGAGGGGAGAACAAAAAGCCGACACCACCACCACTCCAATCATAACAGTGGGATACGTAGAATCCACCATAAGATATGGAGGCAGGACTAGCCGTGTCAGAGAGAGAAATTTCAGTCACTGCCAAGAGGTTTAATAAGCGAGAGATGAGGAGACTGGAACGTGATGTAGTGGAATGACATTGTATATGTACGAGATTCTATGTTATCCCGGTAGAACCCACACTCCACATGGTTGCTGattagatgcattgattcaatgcatctctatgaggagatgaggatTGGCGCATCTAGCCATGCATGtgtaatagcctcccaatgctttcctaagggaaagcattggattggctgagatcataaagactgataatctcagcaatagaggcagagccagccatgGCGAGACCGGCACAGCGAGGGAACAGGAAGAGTAAAATTACCTTTTCACTGCAATCTGAGGGAGCCCTGTACCGAAACTGCCCCTCCAGGCTTacggtgttaggaatacatttttatattcctaacatTGTAGTGTTCCTTGAAATAATTagggagaatatatatatatttaaacaggaTATAGAAGTGCGTAGGAATGAAGAATGTGTGGTTACTTGCTTACATGTGAGAGACTGATGCTGTataacaaaaacaagaaattagAGTGTTTTATAGATGCACTTTGGAAAAGGGCATGAATTGGGAACTAACGGACCACGGAGTTGGCACAGAAGAGAAATAGGCCTGACTACACAGATATTATGGCTGAAACATTCAGTCTTCAAGCTAAACATACAGCATAGTATTATAGTACTAAAAACATAAACCAAATGCTACAtcggaaaaaaaaaagagcaaacagCATATAGGTGGGTTGATGAGTGTTCGATGGGACTCTAACCTGGATGTATTTAAAGGCTCTTTTGGCTGACGGCTTTGAGTAGTCAAATAGCTTCAGGGTGTAGTCTTTAGAGCCGGAGGCCAGGATCTGTTCTGTTGGGTGGAAAGCCAGACAGGTGACCTCATCAACGTGATCGTAGAGAGTGCGGATGACAGGATGATTCTCCATGTTCTGCTGGGCAGTCTCATTCATCATGACCTAATGACAGATTGAAAGAGGTTTTTAGACAACTGCGCTTCAATTAGCAAAAATGAAGGAGCTGGGGGACAGTCCTGAGGTACGATAAGCACAGCAGCATACAGCAGTGATGTAACCGTCTGAgctcacacaaaacatacaacacgATCAAGGTTAGTGACAGCAAAGCTTGGCACAGCACCTATAAGGAAGGGAATTCTAGCAACTTGGACTTTTTAACAAAGTTGATTTTGTACAATTCATAGTAGATACGTTCAAACAGACAAAACTGATTTGCATGTGTCACACTATCATGTCAAATCTACAATATTTGTATTTTCTAATCCTCTCAACAATATAACCAAAATAATAGGTTCAACtgttagatatagatatatacggtacatatctatctatctcaaagGACAGCTTCCATAATCTGCGTCTATTTTAGGAGAATACAATACCAGTGGTTAAGATTGAGTTTGATTGTAGGGTGAAAATGATTAAATCCAGTTCCGTGAAACTAATTATTTTCCATCACAAACTGTTTCTTACTAATGttatttgtctgtattttttattttttcctaggTCTGAGCTTTATCCAACAAACATGCCTTAATGTTCTGAAAGGTTTCAAAATAAGGATCTTTTGTTAGCCAATAAATGTATTGTGATGGCTTTGTATTTATTCTCATTTAGTTACCTTTCTAACACTATAAGCGTGTCGGAGAAAGCAGTCCCTCAGAACTGGCTGACAGAAGACTTTTTTCTCTAATAAAAATGAGTTTATAATCCACCAATGTTGAGCTACTtcgacatagtggtgggcttaacttGCTATGGCCACATCGTGCAAACAAACCCTAATCTCTGAGTAAAGTGATTTTATGTAGCCTGTAAAAATTtcaaactgtttatttttttacattttgagcTGTAAGTGATCTGAAGATTGTGAACTCAACTAAGTCATCTTGCAGCTGAAGAGTTGCAAGATTTAAATGGCGCTTCCTCTCCAAACAgtctgtgttcctttaaaaggaaaCTTAACACAAATAAATTCTCAGGCACTTGACGAGTGGAGCATTCTACATTTGCTCACTTGGAATTGGGGAACACTGCCCTTAGGATTCTGGAAAGAGACACGTTTTCCTGGGAGCAACATTGGGAGTttttataaaataacaaaaataaaatttatgaGGTAGGGGGAATTTATCTATTCATTTGCTGCCAACATACAGACAAAATGTGAATCACACCATATCATTTTTGCATGACTGGTATGACAGACAGAATTAGGTTCTCTCTAAAACTTTGCCTTTTACCTCAATTGGCATAGCACTTTTAGCCAACATGCGCTCGGTGTCAAGGATCTTTATAGAAGCATCTGCCGAGCCGGTTGCAATGAGTTGCCCGTCTCTGCTGTAAGTAGCCACCCGGCATGGCCCTTTATGGGAGGTGACATAGCAAGTTTCGTATTCAGAAGCCTCAGGAGACATGGTCTGCACGTCTGCATCAAATTCAAGGTCAATGCCGGTGCCAGGAGCCACAGTGTCCGAGCGACCAATGGCGTATTGAACAGCGCTGTCATCATTCTCCATACCTGACATAAAATCAAACAGATTAGCATATAGCCCTGTTACAAAGCTGTTCATTAAGTTGCACTCAATAACACGGGCACTACAGCAATCTCTGAAAACTAACAAAAACACTCAAATATCTTTTAAACAATGTGTTCGGAgtagtgacagttccactttaaacaATAATGTTATAATCAGAAAAGTGCCTTTTAGGTATCTGTTCTACTGGTTAACAAGGTCCGATTCTTGATACACAAACTAGAAGAAGCAAATTGCACTCTATGCATTTGACCCTTACCAACTTTAATGAGGTGAAGTAACTGCTCGGAAGGTGCACACACGGAATGGAGCTTCATCTCATTTATGAGTCCATTGGCAATGTTGATATATCCATCATACAGCAACTGGCTGCAGATCAGCTTATACAGCTGTTGACGGTCCTTTAGTGTGATCTTATATCTGTACATTTTAGGTTCTGGGAAAAAAAACGCTGAAATCTGCAAAAgatcattgaaaaattatatttaacaGTGTTAGTGGCAGAGAATTTTAAACACAGCGAAAAGACTGCTTCTAAAACAGAAACGATCATCTccgggttactcactaaactgtggattgtcaggaattcacagggaattgaacaaaaaacaaacaggcCAGCTAGGTTTCTAATTAAGCTAttttagcaacaaaaaaaaatacactttgcaattattacaatttacactttagtgagTAGGCCGGTCTAGTATAAGGAACATACAATTGTATCCCCATTACTAACCCCTTCATACAAatgaaataaaaccaaaatggatggactaacacaggttttattgtgtcatTGTATAATGCATATCTATCATTATAAAAGAGcagaatataaacaaaacaatagacaggaaatcaCTTGAGAATGACGTTACTGAAGACATAGACATTGCACATGTTTTCTATGGGTAagattcagcgcctccatgcagagcactgacacaggactctctagtggccatctgagtgactgtcactagaggtcttagtaagcagcaatgtaaacactgtcttttctctgaaaaaaaactacaaggacaggctataggcaccagaacaactacattaatgtagtggttctggtgactatagtgtcccttttaaaaaacaaaaaaacagctggCTCCTAAGTTTTTAGCTGGTTTTTAGATTACAAATGTGTCAAGCCGTGTTCTAGTATACAGGTAATACTCAAACAATTTggatatcgtgcaaaagttaatttatttcagtaatgcaacgtaaaaggggaaactaatatatgagaaagacgcattacatgcaaagcaagatagttcaagccgtgatttgtcataagtgcgatgattatggcttacagctcatgagaaccccaaatccacaatctcagtaaattagaatattgtgaaaaggtgccatattctaggctcacagtgtcccactctaatcagctaagtaagccataacacctgcaaagggtttctgagcctttaaatggtctctcagtctggttcagtatgaatcacaatcatggggaagactgctgacctgacagttgtgcagaaaaccatcattgacaccctccataaggagggaaagcctcaaaaggtaattgcgaaggaagttggatgttcccaaagtgctgtatcaaagcacattaagaGAATgttgtgtggaagaaaaaggtgcacaagcagcagggatgactgcagcctggagaggattgtcaggaaaaggccattcaaaagtgttgtggactttcacaaggagtggactgaggctggagtcagtgcatcaagagccaccacacacagacggatcctggacatgggcttcagatgtcgtattcctcttgtcaagccgctcttgaacaacaaacaacgtcagaagcgtcttacctgggctaaagaaaaacagacctggtctgttgctcagtggtccaaagtcctcttttctgatgagagcaacttttgcatctcatttggaaaccaaggaggtttccacagtctgtgttgatttggggagccatgtcatctgctggtgttggtccactgtgcttcattaagtccagggtcaacacagccgtctaccaggagattttggagcacttcatgcttccttccgatggcgagctttatggggatgctgacttcattttcctgcaggacttggcacctgcccacactgccaaaagcacgaaagcctggttcaatggccgtgggattactgtgcttgatagGCCaccaaactcgcctgacctgaaccccatagagaatctatggggcattgccaagagaaagatgagagacatgagaccgaacaatgcagaagagctgaaggccgctattgaagcatcctggtcttccagtgccacaggctgatagcttccatgccatgccgcattgaggcagtaattgctgcaaaatgggcccaaaccaagtactgagtccatatgcatgcttatacttttcagaggtccgatattgttctatgtacactccttgttttattgattgcatgtattaTTCTAATTTACTAAGATTGTGGATTTgacttttcatgagctgtaagccataatcatcgcacttatgccaaatcacggcttgaactatcttgctttgcatgtaatgcatctatcttatatatcagtttccccttttacgttgcattactgaaataaattaacttttgcacgatatccAAATTGTTTGAGTATTACCTGTATACTAGAACACGGCTTGACACATTTGTAATCTAAAAACCAGCTAAAAACTTAGGAGccagctgtttttttgttttttaaaagggacactatagtcaccagaaccactacattaatgtagtggttctggtgcctatagcctgtccttgtagttttttttcagagaaaagacagtgtttacattgctgcttactaagacctctagtgacagtcactcagatggccactagagagtcctgtgtcagtgctctgcatggaggcgctgaatctTACCCATAGAAAACATGTGCAAtgtcctcccaatgctttcctatgggaaagcattggtttagcggagatcataaagattgatgatctcaactaTGGAGGCGAGACAAGCCGCGGCAAAACCGGCACAGcgttggaaaaaaggtaagtaaaaacactTCTCATGTGATCGGAGGAGGGCAGGTacttaaacagacacacactgaaagaggCAAAcatacacgaacacacacacacacattttttattttaatccacccagcctccctacttttgggattcAGTGGGGCTGTGTttgagggagcagtaatctacctgcagctcctctctgctccctcgcactgtctgttgtgatgccggggccggaatgacatcatattccggctcccggcatcactatacAGCGCGAGGaagtagagaggagcagcagTAAGATCAATGCTCGCTAGcaaaatttctagtcgccatggccACCTGGGAtttgtgtgggtggtgttaaagtgGAATCTTTATCATTATGTTGGGTCTAGTTTAGACAGTGATTTTTAACTCTTTCACTAACTGAAGCAAGCCACATGCACATAGAGTGGTATGGGTGGATAGTGACAAATGTACCTTGTAAGCATTGAAATATGTTGAATTTTCATGGTAGACTATAGAGATTTATATCACCTGCAGTTGCTGTCTATGAGACTGCGATAATCAAAGATGGCCGAGATCTATATGCTCAGCACCTTGGCTAACCATTATGtgtaacaaaaacaaatacagttACTGGACTAGCAGGTTTTCATCACGTTCACTGAGGACAAAACACGTGTCCTGGGTGCATGCTACTTTATTTCGAGAAAAACAGGTAAAACTTCAGTTCATTCCTCTGCAAATCTGGAATTCAACATTATGAGGTTTTACTGTGAGAGATATTTAATTTCAGAGTTACTGTAGAACAGTGTTTTACAAACCCCCTCCCCCAACAAGGTTTTTTTTACCTACATTTAACAACTTAGTTTTCATTTCACCATAATTCGCGGTTTAGTGAGTAAACTTTTCTGTCTTCCTCTTTGATAAGTTGAATTTGGGAACATAAATtataattttcttctttttttaatattagtGATCAGCACCCAAGCACCCTGAACTAACCAAATGCCCTCTGTTAAACCACCTTAACTACTAATCTTCCATCTACATTACGTCTTTCTAATGATGAGTTTTGTACTGCATTCTGAAATTATTTTAGAATGATATTTAGGAATGTTACAATTATTTACCCTTGTGTATGCGTGTACCCTTCCTCCTGctttaattttaaaacaaaatcttgttttaaaggaccactctaggcacccagaccacttcagcttaatgaagtggtctgggtgccaggtccagctagagttagcccatttttttttttataaacatagcagtttcagagtgtgtctgtctgtgtgtgtgtgtctgtctgt
Above is a genomic segment from Pelobates fuscus isolate aPelFus1 chromosome 6, aPelFus1.pri, whole genome shotgun sequence containing:
- the CSTF1 gene encoding cleavage stimulation factor subunit 1, whose product is MYRYKITLKDRQQLYKLICSQLLYDGYINIANGLINEMKLHSVCAPSEQLLHLIKVGMENDDSAVQYAIGRSDTVAPGTGIDLEFDADVQTMSPEASEYETCYVTSHKGPCRVATYSRDGQLIATGSADASIKILDTERMLAKSAMPIEVMMNETAQQNMENHPVIRTLYDHVDEVTCLAFHPTEQILASGSKDYTLKLFDYSKPSAKRAFKYIQEAEMLRSISFHPSGDFIIVGTQHPTLRLYDINTFQCFVSCNPQDQHTDAICSVNYNSSANTYVTCSKDGSIKLWDGVSNRCITTYEKAHDGAEVCSAIFSKNSKYILSSGKDSVAKLWEISTGRMLVQYTGAGLSGRQVHRTQAVFNHTEDYVLLPDERTISLCCWDSRTAERRNLLSLGHNNIVRCIVHSPTNPGFMTCSDDFRARFWYRRSTTD